CTTCAACCGCTATGAATATTGTGCGTAGCCAAATTGTAAAAAAACTTCCTGATGCTCAAGAAACATTTGGCTATCTCACTAAAGCCATTCGACAGCGGCAAGAACTAGAAAAAACTCATTGCACAGACGCTTTTGTAATTGCAGGCGGAGAGTCACAAAAACGTTGCAACTCTTTGCAGCTATTTTTTAAGAGAAAAAATAATCGATCTCTTCAACTGAATCGAATTGGATTTAAGCCATCGATCAGAAAACAGAGGTACGCCATTCAACCTCATGATTTAGTACGATATACGGATAGGATCTATCGTGCGGTGGGTATTCAAAACAAAGGTGCCTATCTAAAGATGACCGACGGTTCTAAACCTTTAGTGAAGCGTATTGATCACGTTCATGTTATTTATCATCAAAAAACGTTGATTGATGCTTGATGGACTACAGAAATTATTCAAAAAGGCAGTGATTCATCCCCGCAACGCTACGCGATTGCGGGGTTTTCTCGCCTAAAGATTTATAAATCTTCGGCGTGGAAACACCTGGATCCCGAAGGGTCGAGGGAAGAAACGCTGCCTTTGGTGTTGGAACAAAAGCTAGCCAAAATTAGATACCGGTCTTTCCCGGCTGTCAGCCCTTACGGCCGCAAGTGACGCACACCTTGCGGTGTGGCCTTCTTCGCTAAGATTGCAACGCATTCGGTCTTGCGAACTTGACGACAAACCGTTTCGTTCTCCACTGGATTGTCTGCATTTGCCGCTTTCAGTGCTTGGGTTTGCTTGTCTGTTGACAGGCAGGAGGAAGAGCACCAAGGTAAGTCTTTTATTTCGTTACAACGTAGCTACGATATTTTGTGGTTTAAGCTGGTCAAGTAGGGATTTATAATTTTTATCTCACAAGTCCCTCGATCTCGTAGGGTCGATGGGTTCTTGACATATCCACGGATGAATTCCTTGATAACAAAAAATTCTCCTTTGGTCAGGCATTTCCATGAAATTTTGTTCTGGCCGATTCAGGTTATCTCCAACCAAGATTCCGTTATTAATGGGAATCATTGGACACTTCTCAAGGAAATTACCGCAAATAATCCCTGGGAAGAAACACCCAGCATATTTAGCGAAAATCCTCATACCTTTAAGGAACAATATTATAAGGAATTTGTAACTTTTCTTCCTTATGTACAAAGATTTTTATACGGAGAAAATTCTGGAGCAACCGGCTATGGTAATTCACCCATTCGGGTATTTCGTCATCGTGAAGTTTTCCAGGTTCGTTTGATACCCAATGAAAAAACATCAGCTCTAACTTTGTTGGTAAAACAAGCCAATCTGTTATTTTTTTACGATATTGACATTATCATTCTCGTGATCGAAATCGTCGGTCATGATTTACCATTATCTGTGGCGCAGGAAATTTTGTTCAAATTTGGACGAACCTATCCCGCATTTTGGGAGCAAAATGGCCAAGCGGGACAATGTTTTTATCGTGTCGAATGGCTCGGAGAGGATGGTCGGACACTTGCAAGCTCTGATTATGATTGTCGAGAGAAATATCTCGATAGCGTTGGAAAATATCGCTCACCGGCCATTGCTAGACACTGGGAATATTTATTGCTTCCTCTTGTCCTTCATCAATCAGATATTTCCGGATTATTACGTTATCGGCAGATAGAATACCATCGTATGCCCATAATGGCTTATTTGACTGTAGACAATCCACGAGAATTGACCCGTGCTGATTTTGTGCGTTTGGCGTTGGTAACTCGACCTGGAGATTCAAATCAATTACCATATTCCGCAGAATCATTAATCGATTTCGAGAAAAAATATTGTTACGATCGTTTCTGGGATCCTCATGCCGATCACGAGATGCTTAACAGTCGTTATTTATGTTGTGGTCATGCGTTTCATCTGGTCGGACCAGCAAGGGATTCATTTTTTATTGATCCAGAAATAGGTTTGCTAGGTCAGTTTCGTCATCAATATTTTTTGATGTGTCTAATTCCACATTTTCATAAGGCCGCTTTGCATTTATTTTCAGAACAGTTAATTACGTCAATTAGTCATCTTGATATCTATCAGACTGAGTCGTTAAAACAGTTCAAGCGTGATATCCGTAAAATTCTTTCTGCTTTTTTACGTTTTACGCATCGCTACTGGTTCCACGAGGTTTCCAACCAGGCACAGGCACGAGATTTGTTCAAAATGTTGACCGATCAATTAGGGACGGATCAAATCTATCGTGATATTAGTGACGCGGTTCGAGAAATGAATCAATTTTTGGAAAGTGACGATCTCAGGCGGCAAGCGGAAACTGTGGTGCGACTAACCGTCGTGATGACACTCAGTATTATCGGAACAATCACGACTGGTTTTTTAGGAATGAATCTATTGGACGCCGTTAGTAACTCGTTTTTGGAGAAAATTGCTTTGTTTTTCATCGTGATGATCCCGAGCGCGGGGCTAACTTTATACACCGTTGCGAGATCTAAGACTCTTGCGGAATTTTTAGATGTTTTATCCAATGAGCGTCTACGCTGGCATGGTAAAGTGATTTCCTTGACTTCCATCCTGGAAAGCCGCGCCAAATATCCCGGACAATAATCATTTAGAAAATGTTGAGCTTATTTTTTCAACAACTTAACTTCTAGTAAATCACTCCACTACGTTGGTTAGGTCACCTGCCTGCCGGCAGGCAGATGACACCACACTGGGATGCTCCTCAAGTCCCCTGCGCTGT
This genomic interval from Gammaproteobacteria bacterium contains the following:
- a CDS encoding hypothetical protein (Evidence 5 : Unknown function), encoding MNIVRSQIVKKLPDAQETFGYLTKAIRQRQELEKTHCTDAFVIAGGESQKRCNSLQLFFKRKNNRSLQLNRIGFKPSIRKQRYAIQPHDLVRYTDRIYRAVGIQNKGAYLKMTDGSKPLVKRIDHVHVIYHQKTLIDA
- a CDS encoding conserved hypothetical protein (Evidence 4 : Unknown function but conserved in other organisms) → MNSLITKNSPLVRHFHEILFWPIQVISNQDSVINGNHWTLLKEITANNPWEETPSIFSENPHTFKEQYYKEFVTFLPYVQRFLYGENSGATGYGNSPIRVFRHREVFQVRLIPNEKTSALTLLVKQANLLFFYDIDIIILVIEIVGHDLPLSVAQEILFKFGRTYPAFWEQNGQAGQCFYRVEWLGEDGRTLASSDYDCREKYLDSVGKYRSPAIARHWEYLLLPLVLHQSDISGLLRYRQIEYHRMPIMAYLTVDNPRELTRADFVRLALVTRPGDSNQLPYSAESLIDFEKKYCYDRFWDPHADHEMLNSRYLCCGHAFHLVGPARDSFFIDPEIGLLGQFRHQYFLMCLIPHFHKAALHLFSEQLITSISHLDIYQTESLKQFKRDIRKILSAFLRFTHRYWFHEVSNQAQARDLFKMLTDQLGTDQIYRDISDAVREMNQFLESDDLRRQAETVVRLTVVMTLSIIGTITTGFLGMNLLDAVSNSFLEKIALFFIVMIPSAGLTLYTVARSKTLAEFLDVLSNERLRWHGKVISLTSILESRAKYPGQ